A region of Lycium barbarum isolate Lr01 chromosome 1, ASM1917538v2, whole genome shotgun sequence DNA encodes the following proteins:
- the LOC132617590 gene encoding PKS-NRPS hybrid synthetase cheA-like, whose amino-acid sequence MKLRNPGTVANIKWTADNKFKYAFFAYGASIEGWKHCRAVMMVDATFLKSKYRGVLMIAVAKDGNNSIFPLAFGIADYENNESYRWFFKHVKKVFGTRKDLSILSDRHSSIATAIKELYPDTQHGICIYHMEKNLQKYFPSEAILSLFYNAATTYKQAEFRTYMSQIQQIDPKAAEYIEEEPPERWARLFHTNRRYNMLTTNNVETMNSVLRKARELPIMTYIDYI is encoded by the coding sequence ATGAAATTAAGAAATCCTGGAACAGTTGCTAACATCAAATGGACCGCTGACAATAAGTTTAAATATGCTTTTTTCGCGTATGGAGCATCAATTGAGGGTTGGAAACATTGCAGAGCAGTAATGATGGTGGATGCAACCTTCTTGAAATCAAAATACCGCGGTGTGCTCATGATAGCAGTAGCAAAAGATGGAAACAACAGCATATTTCCTCTCGCATTTGGTATTGCTGACtatgagaataatgaatcctaCAGGTGGTTCTTCAAACACGTGAAAAAGGTGTTTGGCACGCGCAAAGACCTATCAATTCTTTCCGATCGCCACTCGTCAATTGCAACTGCAATCAAAGAGCTGTATCCAGATACCCAGCATGGAATATGCATCTACCACATGGAGAAGAACTTGCAGAAATATTTCCCATCCGAAGCGATCCTATCACTGTTCTACAATGCAGCAACTACCTACAAACAGGCAGAGTTTCGTACCTATATGTCACAGATACAACAAATCGACCCAAAAGCTGCAGAATACATAGAAGAAGAACCACCGGAAAGATGGGCACGTTTATTCCACACCAACAGGCGTTacaacatgctcacaacaaacaatgtCGAGACAATGAATTCTGTATTGAGGAAAGCAAGGGAGTTGCCAATAATGACATATATTGATTACATCTag